GTGTCCGGGCGGGTCATGTCGGTGGCGGAGCTGGTGCTGGTGGCGGCGGCGTTGACCGTGCCGGCCGCGCTGCTCGCCGACGCGGTGCCCTGGTGGCGGGGCGAGCACCCCGGTTGGATCTTCGCCGGTGTCACCGCGCTGCTGGTGGCGGCCGGCACCGCGGCGGTCCGGTTCACCCCCGGGTACGCCGGCACCCTCGGCCCGTTCGGCGCGGTGGCCGGCCTCACCACCCTCGTCGTCGGGCTGGACGTGCTCACCGGCGCCCGCCTGCAGCTCAACGGGGTGGTCGGCTACTCGGCGTTGCAGGGTGGCCGGTACGCCGGCCTGAGCACGGTCGGGCTGGGGGTGTTCCTGGCCGGCGCGCTGTTGAGTGGTGGCTGGCTCGCCCAGCGGGTGCACCGCGGTTGGCGGCCGGCGGTGATGGTGGCCGTGGGTGGGCTCGCCGTGGTGGTGGTCGGGAGCCCGTATCTGGGTGCCGACCCGATCGGTGCGATCGCGCTCACCGCCGGGCTGAGCGTGGCCGCGGTGATCAGCGCTGGCGGTTGGTTGACGATCAGCCGGCTGGCCTGGGCCACCATGGCCGCCCTGGCGGTCGGCATCGGCTTCGCCGTGGTGGACCTGCGCCGTCCGGCGGCGGAGCGGGGCAGCCTGGGCCGGTTCCTGTCCGCCGTCGGCGACGGCACCGGCGGGTTCGCCATGCACCGGTCCAGCACGGAGAACTTCGAGACGTTGGTCAACAGTCCGCTGACCGTGCTGGCTCTGGCCGGGGCGCTGTTGGTGTGGTTCGCCCTGTTGCAGCCGTGGGGCGGGCTGATGCGGCTGTTCGGCATCTACCCGGCCGTCCGGGCCGCACTGGCCGGCACCGCGGTCGCCGCGGTGCTCGGTGGCGTGCTTGACGGCGCGGCGCTGGACGTCGCGGGCGCCGCCGCCGCGTTGGTGGTGCCGATGGCCGCGCTGGCCTCGCTGCGGGTGCTCGGGCACGCCGCCGACCGGACCCGTCCGGGCGGGAGCCGCGCTCGTGACGACGGTGCCGACGACGATTCTGGCTCCGGCTCCGGCGGCGCTGGTCCGGCCGGTGGTGGTGACGGCCCGACCGGCGGTGGTGGGCCCTTGGGCGCGGTGCACCCCCGTCCGATCAGCGGCGCACCCGCCGGTCCACCACGGCCGGTCGCGTCACCCGCGGTTCCCGACGTGCCGGCTGACCGGGTCAGCGACGGCTCCAGCGCTGACGAACCGGTTGAGCCGCCCTCGGGAGGGCCGATGCCGAACGCCCCGGCGGGGTCGCCCGTGGCGCCGGCGCAGCGACCGGCCGATCCGTCGGAGGAGGTCACCCCGACGGTGGCGGGGCCGCCCCGGGAGGGCACCCGGTCGTCGAGCGAGGTGGCCGCTCCCTGAGCGTCGGGCGTCGTCGTGATGGCCCGTTGGTGTCCCAGCCGGGTGCGGCCTTCGAGTACCCGCTCGGGAGGTGTTACCGTGGAATCCCGTGGATCGCGTGATCAATTTTGCTGATCAAGCACGGCGGTCTGCATGACCGCGACAGACGACACGGGAGCAGGCCTTGGCCCCATCAGCACGGACGACCAGGCACATTTTCGTCACCGGGGGCGTCGCCTCCTCGCTGGGTAAGGGCCTCACCGCCTCCAGCCTCGGCAACCTGTTGACCGCGCGCGGGCTGCGCGTGGTGATGCAGAAACTCGACCCCTACCTCAACGTCGACCCCGGAACGATGAACCCGTTCCAGCACGGCGAGGTCTTCGTCACCGAGGACGGCGCCGAGACCGACCTCGACGTCGGGCACTACGAGCGGTTCCTGGACCGGGCGTTGTCCGGTAAGGCGAACGTCACCACCGGCCAGATCTACTCCGACGTGATCGCCAAGGAGCGGCGCGGCGAGTACCTGGGTGACACCGTCCAGGTCATCCCGCACATCACCAACGAGATCAAGTCGCGGATCGTGGCGATGGCCGACCCGGACGACGACGGTCACCTGCCCGACGTGGTGATCACCGAGGTCGGCGGCACGGTCGGCGACATCGAGTCGCTGCCGTTCCTGGAGGCGATCCGTCAGGTCCGCCACGACCTGGGCCGGGACAACTGCTTCTACCTGCACGTTTCGCTGGTGCCGTACCTGGCGCCGTCGGGTGAGCTGAAGACCAAGCCGACCCAGCACTCGGTGGCGCAGTTGCGCAACATCGGTATCCAGCCGGACGCCATCGTGCTGCGCTGCGACCGGGAGATCCCGCAGAAGCTCAAGGAGAAGCTGTCGCTCTACTGCGACGTCGACGCCGAGGCGGTCGTCGCGGCGCCGGACGCGCCGAGCATCTACGACATCCCGAAGGTGCTGCACCGTGAGGGGCTGGACGCGTACGTGGTGCGCCGGCTCGGGCTCTCCTTCCGGGACGTGGACTGGGCCAGCTGGGACGACCTGCTGGAGCGGGTGCACCGGCCCCGGCACACGGTCACGGTCGCGGTGGTCGGCAAGTACGTCGACCTGCCCGACGCGTACCTGTCGGTGAGTGAGGCGATCCGGGCGGCCGGCTTCGGCCACCGGGCCCGGGTGCAGCTGCGCTGGGTGCCCAGCGACGAGTGCGTCACCCCGGCCGGCGCCGCGGCGGCCCTGGCCGGCGTGGACGGCATCCTCATCCCCGGCGGCTTCGGGGTACGCGGCATCGAGGGCAAGATCGGCACCGCCCGGTACGCCCGGGAGAACGGCATCCCGCTGCTCGGCCTCTGTCTCGGCCTGCAATGCATGACCATCGACGTGGCCCGCCACCTGGCCGGCCTGGACGGCGCCAACTCCCTGGAGTTCGACGAGCAGGCCAAGCATCCGGTCATCGCCACGATGGCCGACCAGGAGGACATCGTCGCCGGCAAGGGCGACCTGGGCGGCACCATGCGGCTCGGGGCGTACCCCGCGACGCTGACCGAGGGCTCGATCGTCGCCGAGGCGTACGGCAGCACTGACATCAGCGAGCGGCACCGGCACCGCTACGAGGTGAACAACGCCTACCGCGACGCGCTGACCAAGGCCGGCCTGCACATCTCCGGCACCTCGCCGGACGGTCGGCTGGTCGAGTTCATCGAGCTGGACCGGGGTCTGCACCCGTTCTTCGTGGCCACCCAGGCGCACCCGGAGCTGAAGAGCCGCCCCACCCGCCCGCACCCGCTGTTCGCCTCGTTCGTCAAGGCCGCCGTGGCGTACTCGCAGGCCGACCAGTTGCCGGTCGACCTGGACGCGGCCACGGAGGCCCCGACGGCGCGTAAGGCCGCCCGCAACGGCGCCGCGACGAAGGCAACGTCCGCGTCGTGAGCGCTGTCGAGCACCGCTACGAGGTGCGCTCCAGCGAGGAGCGTTACCGGGGCCGGATCTTCACCGTGGTCAGCGAGGAGGTGACCATGCCGGGCGGCGGGACCGCGCGGCGGGACCTCGTGCGGCACGTCGGGGCGGTGGCCGTGGTGGCGCTCGACGACGCCGGCCAGGTGGTGCTGATCCGGCAGTACCGGCACCCGGTCGGGCGGCACCTGTGGGAGCTTCCGGCCGGGCTGATGGACGTCTCCGGCGAGGAGTTGCCGGCCGCCGCGTTGCGGGAGCTGGCCGAGGAGGCCGACCTCACCGCCGGCCGCATCGACGCGCTGGTCGACCTGCACAGCTCACCCGGGTTCACCAACGAGCTGGTCCGGGTCTACCTGGCCCGGGAGTTGGCCGACGTGCCGGCCGATGAGCGCCACGAGCGCAGCGACGAGGAGGCCGACCTCCAGATCGTCCGGATCGACCTGGACGAGGCGGTCGGCATGGTCCTGGCCGGCGAGATCACCAACGCCTCCGCGGTGGCCGGGCTGCTGGCCACGGCCCGGGCCCGGGACACCGGCTGGTCGGCGCTGCGCCGCGCGGACACGCCGTTGCCGCGCTGAGAGTCGCCGGGGCCGCACACGTGGCACCGGCGAGGAGTACGCGCAGAGGGGCCCCGCGGCACGCCGCGGGGCCCCTTCGCTGTTGGTCCGGCGGGTCAGTCGCGCAGCGGCCGGCCCTGCGCGTCCGTGCCGCCGTTCACCAGGATGAGGATGCCGTCGATGACGCCCCAGAGCGCCCCGACGCCACAGGTCACGAGGCTCACCACGAGCTGCAGCACAGCGATCTTGGTGTGTCCGGTGTAGAACCGACCGGCGCCGAAGGTGCCGAGCAGGATGCCGAGGATGCCCGCGACGACCTTGCTCTTGTCGGAGTAACCGGGGGCGTACCCCGGCTGGTATTGAGGAGTGGTCATGGGCCGACACACTAGTGATCCACTCGCTCCTTGTCCGCACCGGTATCCGCCAGATGGGACGATAATGGGCGAACATTGTCCTGTCGGCTGAGGTGGCCTCCCACCGCCGGCCCGGTCGGTCGCCCTGACACTCCGTCAGGACACCCGGGCACCGATTGCCACTGTGCTGGCTCGCGGCGGCGCCGGGCGCGCCTAGACTGCCGCCGGCGGGACCGGTGGACCGTGGTGGCAATGGGGCCATCGCGGCACCGAGCAGTCGGGGGAGAGCAGCCCCGAAGAGAGGTGTCTGCATCGTGAAGGTCGGAATCCCTCGCGAGGTCAAGAACCACGAGTACCGCGTGGCGATCACGCCGGCGGGCGTCAACGAGTTCACCCGCAGCGGTCACCAGGTCTTCGTCGAGTCCGGCGCCGGGGTCGGCTCCAGCATCACCGATGAGGAGTTCGCCGCGGCGGGCGCCAAGATCCTGGCCACCGCCGACGAGGTGTGGGAGACCGCCGAGCTGGTGCTCAAGGTCAAGGAGCCGATCGCCGAGGAGTACCACCGGATGCGCGAGGGGCAGGTGCTCTTCACCTACCTGCACCTGGCCGCCTCCAAGGTCTGCACCGACGCGCTGGTCGACCGGAAGGTCACCGCCATCGCGTACGAGACCGTCGAGCTGCCCGACCGGTCGCTGCCGCTGCTCGCCCCGATGTCCGAGGTGGCCGGCCGGCTCGCCCCGCAGGTGGGCGCCTTCTACATGATGCGTACCGGCGGTGGACGCGGCGTGCTGCCCGGCGGCGTCTCGGGCGTGTACGCGGCCAAGACCGTGGTCATCGGCGCCGGTGTCTCCGGCATGAACGCCGCTGCCATCGCGCTGGGCCTCCAGTCCGAGGTGCTGCTGCTGGACAAGAACGTCGCCCGGCTGCGCCAGGCCGACGCCATCTACCGCGGCCACCTGCAGACCGTCGCGTCCAACGCGTACGAGATCGAGCGGGCCGTGCTCGACGCCGACCTGGTCATCGGCGCCGTGCTGGTGCCCGGTGCCAAGGCGCCGACCCTGATCTCCAACGAGTTGGTCTCCCGGATGAAGCAGGGCAGCGTTCTCGTCGACATCGCCATCGACCAGGGCGGCTGCTTCGAGGACTCGCGCCCGACCACGCACGCCGACCCGGTCTACAAAGTGCACGAGTCGATCTTCTACTGCGTGGCGAACATGCCCGGCGCGGTGCCGAACACCAGCACCTACGCGCTGACCAACGTCACCCTGCCGTACGCCTTGGAGCTGGCCAACCAGGGCTGGCGCGAGGCGCTGCGCCGCGACCCGGCGCTGGCGCTGGGCCTGAACACCCACGACGGCCAGGTCACCTACGGCCCGGTCGCCGAGGCGCACGGCATGAGCGTGCTCCCGCTGGCCGACGCGCTGGCCTGAGCGGTGGCGGGCTGACCGGCATTGCGGCCCCGGCCGGCGCGGGCGAGCAGCCCGCGCCGGCCCTGCGCCGTGCCGTGCGCGGCTACCTCGACCACCTCACCGTCGAGCGTGGACTGTCCGCGAACACCCTGGCCTCGTACCGCCGGGATCTGGACCGTTACCTCGCGACCCTGGTCGATGCCGGCGTCGCCGACCTCGCGTCGGTCGGCGCCGGCGTCGTCGAATCGCATCTGGCCCGGCTGCGCGCCGGCGACGACGCGCACCCCCCGCTGGCGGTCTCCTCCGCCGCCCGCGCGGCCAGCGCGGTGCGCGGCCTGCACCGCTTCGCCCTGCGGGAGGGCCTGGCCGGCGCCGACCCCAGCCGCGACGTCCGCCCGCCCACCCCGCCGCGCCGGCTGCCCCGCGCGTTGCCGGTCGACGACGTGGTCCGGCTGCTGGAGACCGCCGGCCCGGTCACCGCGACCGGTGACGGTGCGCCGCTCGCGCTCCGCGACCGGGCGCTGCTGGAGTTCCTGTACGGCACCGGCGCGCGGATCTCCGAGGCGGTCGGCGCCGCCGTGGACGACCTCGACACCGACGAGGGCACCGCGCTGCTGCGCGGCAAGGGCGGCCGGATGCGGCTGGTGCCGATCGGCGGGTACGCCGTCGAGGCGGTGCGCGCCTACCTGGTCCGGGCCCGGCCCGGGCTGGCCGCCGCCGGCCGGGGCACCCCGGCGGTCTTCCTCAACGCGCGCGGCGGAGCGCTGACCCGGCAGGGCGCCTGGGCCATCCTGCGCCGCGCCGCCGGCCGGGCCGGGCTACCGGTCGACGGGCCCGCCGCGGTCTCCCCGCACACCCTGCGCCACTCCTACGCCACCCACCTGCTCGACGGCGGCGCCGACGTACGGGTGGTCCAGGAGTTGCTCGGTCACGCGTCGGTGACCACCACCCAGGTCTACACCTTGGTCACTGTGGAGCGGCTGCGCGAGGTGTACGCCACCGCCCACCCGCGCGCCCTCGGCTGAGCCCGGTCGGGGTCGGTCCCGACACGCCGGGCCGGTGCCGAACCCCCTGCTGGTCGGTGGCGTACAGTCGGCATCGGCGCGGACCTCCTGGGGCGACACGACCGGGGTGCGCAGCGGCGCCGCGAAGGACGTCGGACGGCTCCGACGCCGGGTGGGTCGTCGGGAGGGGGCAAACGAGGACATGGCTGGCAACGGTGACCGTGCCGAGACCTGGACGTCGGAGCTCCGCGAGCAGCAGGCCACGCTCGGTGCGGACCTGGGTCCGGCGGATCCGGCGGCCTACACAATGCGCAAGCCCATCCCCGAGCCGATGCCCACCGATCGGCACGGCCCGGCGCGCATCATCGCGATGGCCAACCAGAAGGGCGGCGTCGGCAAGACCACCACCACCATCAACCTGGGCGCGGCGCTGGCCGAGTACGGCCGCAAGGTGCTGCTGGTCGACTTCGACCCGCAGGGCGCGCTCTCGGTGGGGCTGGGGGTCAACCCGCACAACCTCGACCTGTCCATCTACAACCTGCTCATGCAGGACGACATCCTCGCCGAGGACGTCGTGATCAAGACCGACGTGGCGGGCCTGCACCTGCTGCCGGCCAACATCGACCTCTCCGCCGCCGAGATCCAGCTCGTCAACGAGGTGGCCCGGGAGATGGCCCTGGCCCGGGTGCTGCGCACGGTCCGCAAGGAGTACGACTACATCCTGATCGACTGCCAGCCCTCGCTCGGCCTGCTGGCGATCAACGCGTTGACCGTCGCGCACGGGGTGCTCATCCCGCTCGAATGCGAGTTCTTCAGCCTGCGCGGTGTGGCGCTGCTGCTGGACACCATCGACAAGGTGCGCGAGCGGCTCAACTTCGACCTGGAGCTCGAGGGCATCCTCGCCACCATGTACGACAGCCGCACCACGCACTGCCGGCAGGTGCTCCAGCGGGTCGTGGAGGCGTTCGGCGACAAGGTCTACCAGACGGTCATCACCAAGACGGTGAAGTTCCCCGAGTCCACCGTGGCCGGTGCTCCGATCACCACCCTGGACCCGGCGTCCTCCGGGGCGCGCAACTACCGTCAGCTGGCCCGTGAGGTGATCGCCGCCCAGTCGGAGCGGTAGCCGGAACGCCCGGTGTCCGTCTCGTGGACTACGGTCGTCCGGTGACCGCGCCACCCCTCGACCCGCCGGCCGGGCCGCCCGAGGCCACCGCCCCGACGGTCGCCGCCGAGCTGGCCGCCGAGGTCGACGGTGTGCTGCCCGCCGGAGACGCCCCCGAGGTCAGCGGCTTCACCGTCCGGCTGGCCAACTTCACCGGCCCGTTCGACCTGCTGCTGCAACTGATCGGCAAGCACAAACTCGACGTCACCGAGGTGGCCCTGCACAAGGTCACCGACGAGTTCATCGCCTACATCCGAGCCATGGGCGACAAATGGGACCTGGACGAGGCCAGCGAGTTCCTGCTGATCGCCGCCACCCTGCTCGACCTGAAGGCCGCGCGGCTGCTGCCCGCAGCCGAGGTGGAGGACGAGGCGGACCTCGCCCTGCTGGAGGCGCGGGACCTGCTCTTCGCCCGGCTGTTGCAGTACAAGGCGTACAAGGAGGCGGCGGCGCACATCGCCGAGCTGGAGGCGGTCGGCGGTCGGCGGTACCCACGGGCGGTCAGCCTGGAGCCCCGGTACGCCGAGGCGCTGCCCGACCTGGTGCTCGGCATCGGCCCACAGCGACTGCTGAAGCTGGCCGTGAAGGCGATGACCCCGAAGCCGGTGCCGGAGGTCTCCATCGCCCACGTGCACATGGTCCGGGTCAGCGTCCGGGAGCATGCGGCGATCCTCGCCGCCCGGCTGCGCCGGGCCGGCACGGCGACCTTCTCGCTGCTCTGCGCCGACTGCGAGGCCACGCTGGAGGTGGTGGCCCGCTTCCTCGCGCTGCTGGAGCTCTACCGGGAGGGCCTGGTGGAGTTCGTGCAGGAGCAGGCCCTGGAGGAGCTGACCGTACGCTGGACCGGCCCGGCTGACGGCGACACCGAACTGCACGTCGACGAGTACGCCGGCACCCCGGCCGAGCAGGAGTCAACCGCCGCGCAGGTGGTGCCCATCGACCCGGAGCCGGATGGCGTGCTGACGGGGGTGGAGCCGGAGGCCGTGCTGACGGAGCAGGAGCCGACCGACGCGTTGGTGGGCGAGGTCGGGGGACCGGACGGGACGGAAACGACGGAGGGTGAGCGGGATGAGTGACGAGGAACGCCAGGACTCCCTGGCCGACCAGGCCGCCGCCTGGGTCCCCCCGTGGGAGCGCCCCCGCCCGCCCGCTCCCACCTCTCCGGAAGCCGACGAAGACCCCGCGGCCGAACTGCCGCCGGAGACGTCTGTCACGACCCCAACGCCCGCTGCGGAAGATCGTGGAGGGCAGCCACCCCTCCAGGGGCCGGAATTTTCCAAGATCTCTGCCGAGTCCGACGAGTTTGGCGTGGCAGATGAGCCCGCCGAGCCCATTGAGCGCGACGAGGCGGCTGAGCGCGATGCGTCCAGTGAGCCCGATGCGACAGAGACCAGTGCGGTGGCCGGCGCCGATGAGGCCAAGCCCCGTCAGCCCGATGAGGCTGGAGAGGGCGAAGCGGGCGCGGCCGTGGGGGAGAGCGGCGCTGGGGACGTACCCCATCGGCTGGCGGCGGGGCGGCGGCGGGCGCCGGTCGTGCCGGAGCCCGCGCCGGAGCTGTCCGACGCCGAGCTGCGCGGCGCGCTGGAGGCGATCCTGCTGGTGGTCGACGAGCCGGTCAGCGAGTTGATCCTGGCCCAGGTGCTGGAGCAGCCGGCTGAGCGGGTCGGGCCGATGCTCGACGAGATCGCCGCCGGCTACACCGCCGCCGGGCACGGGTTCGAGCTGCGTAGGGCGGCTGGCGGATGGCGGCTGTACACCCGGCCGGAATACGCGACCTATGTCGAACGGTTCGTGTTGGACGGGCAGTCCGTACGGCTGACCCAGGCGGCGCTGGAGACGCTCGCCGTGGTCGCCTACAAGCAGCCGGTGACCCGTTCGCGGATCTCGGCCATCCGGGGTGTGAACTGCGATGGGGTCATCCGTACGCTGGTAACTCGCGGCCTTGTCGAGGAGTGCGGCGCCGAACCGGACAGCGGGGCGTTCCTCTACCGGACCACCACGCTGTTCCTGGAAAAGCTCGGGCTGAACACCGTCGACGAGCTGCCGCCACTCGCACCCTTCCTGCCCGACGACGTAGAAGAGCTTGCTGATGCGACCCGATAACCGTTCCCCCAAACCCGACGCCCCCGTCTACGAGGGTGCCGAGCGCCTGCAGAAGGTGCTCGCCGCCGCCGGCGTGGGTTCCCGGCGTGCCTGCGAGGACCTGATCTTCCGCCGCCGGGTCACCGTGGACGGGCGGGTGGCCAAGCTCGGCGACAAGGTCGACCCGGCCACCGCGGTGATCCACGTGGACGGCGAGCGCCTCCAGGTCGACACTCGCCTGGTCTACGTGGCGATGAACAAGCCGCGCGGGGTGGTTACCACCATGGCGGACGATAAGGGACGCAACGAGCTGGCCGAGTTCATTGGCAACCGGGTGGAGCAGCGGGTCTACCACGTCGGGCGGCTCGACGCGGACAGCGAGGGCCTGCTGCTGCTCACCAACGACGGCACCCTCGCGCACAAGCTCATGCACCCCTCGTACGAGGTGCTGAAGACCTACCTCGCCGAGGTGGTCGGGCCGATCCCGCGCAACCTGAGCAAGCGGCTGCTGGCCGGCGTCGAGCTGGAGGACGGGCCGGTCAAGGTCGACTCGTTCAAGGTGATCGACACCCTGGGCAAGACCGCCCAGGTGGAGCTGAGCCTGCACGAGGGGCGCAAACACATCGTCCGGCGGTTGCTGGCCGAGGTCGGACACCCGGTCACGCGGCTGGTACGTACCTCGATCGGGCCCATCCGGCTGGGTGACCTGCGGACCGGGCGGATCCGGCGGTTGACCAACGCCGAGGTCGCCGCCCTGTTCAACGCGGTGGGTGACTGACCCCCGGGTTCGGGGTACGGCTTTCGGTAGGCTCCCCGACGGCCCGGACGCCGGCCGCGCGGGTGGCGCGGGTCGCGTCGCGCGGCACCGCGCGCGGTGCGCGGCGAGCTGCGGGCATGATTGATGACGATAAACAAACCGCTTGCGGCGCCGGAAGGCCGGCGATCCGTGAGGTACGGGCTGAGGAGGACGACGGTGGAGGAAAACGTACGGGCCGGGCGATGTGTGGTCGCCGTGGACGGGCCGTCCGGTTCGGGTAAGTCCACCGTCTCGCGGCGGCTCGCCGTCAGCATCGGTGCGCGCTACCTGGACACCGGGGCGATGTACCGGGCGATCACGTGGGCCGTGCTGCGCTCCGGCGTCGACCTCACCGACGCCGCGTCGGTGGCGAAGGTCGCCGGCGAGGTGGATCTGCGCGTCGGCACCGACCCGCAGGGGTACGGCGTGACCGTCGACGGGGTGGGCGTGGACGCGGAGATCCGCGGTGCCGAGGTGACCGGGGCGGTCTCCGCCGTCGCCGCGGTGCCGGCGGTCCGCGAGCTGCTGGTCGGCCGGCAGCGCGAGATGATCGGCAACGCCGGCCGGATCGTGGTCGAGGGCCGTGACATCGGTTCGGTGGTGGCGCCGGACGCCGACCTGAAGGTCTTCCTGACCGCCTCCGAGGCGGCCCGGGCGGCCCGGCGCAGCGCCGAGGACGCCGCCGACGTGGCGGCCACCGCCGCGGACCTGGCCCGCCGGGACCGGCTCGACTCGACCCGCAAGGTCAACCCGCTGGCCCAGGCCCCGGACGCCGTGGTGCTGGACACCACCGAGTTGGGCATCGACGAGGTCGTGGCCCAGCTGCGGGACCTGCTCA
The nucleotide sequence above comes from Micromonospora sp. NBC_00389. Encoded proteins:
- a CDS encoding CTP synthase, which gives rise to MAPSARTTRHIFVTGGVASSLGKGLTASSLGNLLTARGLRVVMQKLDPYLNVDPGTMNPFQHGEVFVTEDGAETDLDVGHYERFLDRALSGKANVTTGQIYSDVIAKERRGEYLGDTVQVIPHITNEIKSRIVAMADPDDDGHLPDVVITEVGGTVGDIESLPFLEAIRQVRHDLGRDNCFYLHVSLVPYLAPSGELKTKPTQHSVAQLRNIGIQPDAIVLRCDREIPQKLKEKLSLYCDVDAEAVVAAPDAPSIYDIPKVLHREGLDAYVVRRLGLSFRDVDWASWDDLLERVHRPRHTVTVAVVGKYVDLPDAYLSVSEAIRAAGFGHRARVQLRWVPSDECVTPAGAAAALAGVDGILIPGGFGVRGIEGKIGTARYARENGIPLLGLCLGLQCMTIDVARHLAGLDGANSLEFDEQAKHPVIATMADQEDIVAGKGDLGGTMRLGAYPATLTEGSIVAEAYGSTDISERHRHRYEVNNAYRDALTKAGLHISGTSPDGRLVEFIELDRGLHPFFVATQAHPELKSRPTRPHPLFASFVKAAVAYSQADQLPVDLDAATEAPTARKAARNGAATKATSAS
- a CDS encoding NUDIX hydrolase, with the translated sequence MSAVEHRYEVRSSEERYRGRIFTVVSEEVTMPGGGTARRDLVRHVGAVAVVALDDAGQVVLIRQYRHPVGRHLWELPAGLMDVSGEELPAAALRELAEEADLTAGRIDALVDLHSSPGFTNELVRVYLARELADVPADERHERSDEEADLQIVRIDLDEAVGMVLAGEITNASAVAGLLATARARDTGWSALRRADTPLPR
- a CDS encoding TM2 domain-containing protein, which gives rise to MTTPQYQPGYAPGYSDKSKVVAGILGILLGTFGAGRFYTGHTKIAVLQLVVSLVTCGVGALWGVIDGILILVNGGTDAQGRPLRD
- the ald gene encoding alanine dehydrogenase, producing MKVGIPREVKNHEYRVAITPAGVNEFTRSGHQVFVESGAGVGSSITDEEFAAAGAKILATADEVWETAELVLKVKEPIAEEYHRMREGQVLFTYLHLAASKVCTDALVDRKVTAIAYETVELPDRSLPLLAPMSEVAGRLAPQVGAFYMMRTGGGRGVLPGGVSGVYAAKTVVIGAGVSGMNAAAIALGLQSEVLLLDKNVARLRQADAIYRGHLQTVASNAYEIERAVLDADLVIGAVLVPGAKAPTLISNELVSRMKQGSVLVDIAIDQGGCFEDSRPTTHADPVYKVHESIFYCVANMPGAVPNTSTYALTNVTLPYALELANQGWREALRRDPALALGLNTHDGQVTYGPVAEAHGMSVLPLADALA
- a CDS encoding site-specific tyrosine recombinase XerD, whose product is MAAPAGAGEQPAPALRRAVRGYLDHLTVERGLSANTLASYRRDLDRYLATLVDAGVADLASVGAGVVESHLARLRAGDDAHPPLAVSSAARAASAVRGLHRFALREGLAGADPSRDVRPPTPPRRLPRALPVDDVVRLLETAGPVTATGDGAPLALRDRALLEFLYGTGARISEAVGAAVDDLDTDEGTALLRGKGGRMRLVPIGGYAVEAVRAYLVRARPGLAAAGRGTPAVFLNARGGALTRQGAWAILRRAAGRAGLPVDGPAAVSPHTLRHSYATHLLDGGADVRVVQELLGHASVTTTQVYTLVTVERLREVYATAHPRALG
- a CDS encoding ParA family protein, which gives rise to MAGNGDRAETWTSELREQQATLGADLGPADPAAYTMRKPIPEPMPTDRHGPARIIAMANQKGGVGKTTTTINLGAALAEYGRKVLLVDFDPQGALSVGLGVNPHNLDLSIYNLLMQDDILAEDVVIKTDVAGLHLLPANIDLSAAEIQLVNEVAREMALARVLRTVRKEYDYILIDCQPSLGLLAINALTVAHGVLIPLECEFFSLRGVALLLDTIDKVRERLNFDLELEGILATMYDSRTTHCRQVLQRVVEAFGDKVYQTVITKTVKFPESTVAGAPITTLDPASSGARNYRQLAREVIAAQSER
- a CDS encoding segregation and condensation protein A, yielding MTAPPLDPPAGPPEATAPTVAAELAAEVDGVLPAGDAPEVSGFTVRLANFTGPFDLLLQLIGKHKLDVTEVALHKVTDEFIAYIRAMGDKWDLDEASEFLLIAATLLDLKAARLLPAAEVEDEADLALLEARDLLFARLLQYKAYKEAAAHIAELEAVGGRRYPRAVSLEPRYAEALPDLVLGIGPQRLLKLAVKAMTPKPVPEVSIAHVHMVRVSVREHAAILAARLRRAGTATFSLLCADCEATLEVVARFLALLELYREGLVEFVQEQALEELTVRWTGPADGDTELHVDEYAGTPAEQESTAAQVVPIDPEPDGVLTGVEPEAVLTEQEPTDALVGEVGGPDGTETTEGERDE
- the scpB gene encoding SMC-Scp complex subunit ScpB codes for the protein MSDEERQDSLADQAAAWVPPWERPRPPAPTSPEADEDPAAELPPETSVTTPTPAAEDRGGQPPLQGPEFSKISAESDEFGVADEPAEPIERDEAAERDASSEPDATETSAVAGADEAKPRQPDEAGEGEAGAAVGESGAGDVPHRLAAGRRRAPVVPEPAPELSDAELRGALEAILLVVDEPVSELILAQVLEQPAERVGPMLDEIAAGYTAAGHGFELRRAAGGWRLYTRPEYATYVERFVLDGQSVRLTQAALETLAVVAYKQPVTRSRISAIRGVNCDGVIRTLVTRGLVEECGAEPDSGAFLYRTTTLFLEKLGLNTVDELPPLAPFLPDDVEELADATR
- a CDS encoding pseudouridine synthase, coding for MRPDNRSPKPDAPVYEGAERLQKVLAAAGVGSRRACEDLIFRRRVTVDGRVAKLGDKVDPATAVIHVDGERLQVDTRLVYVAMNKPRGVVTTMADDKGRNELAEFIGNRVEQRVYHVGRLDADSEGLLLLTNDGTLAHKLMHPSYEVLKTYLAEVVGPIPRNLSKRLLAGVELEDGPVKVDSFKVIDTLGKTAQVELSLHEGRKHIVRRLLAEVGHPVTRLVRTSIGPIRLGDLRTGRIRRLTNAEVAALFNAVGD
- the cmk gene encoding (d)CMP kinase translates to MEENVRAGRCVVAVDGPSGSGKSTVSRRLAVSIGARYLDTGAMYRAITWAVLRSGVDLTDAASVAKVAGEVDLRVGTDPQGYGVTVDGVGVDAEIRGAEVTGAVSAVAAVPAVRELLVGRQREMIGNAGRIVVEGRDIGSVVAPDADLKVFLTASEAARAARRSAEDAADVAATAADLARRDRLDSTRKVNPLAQAPDAVVLDTTELGIDEVVAQLRDLLTERSVA